One Tenebrio molitor chromosome 2, icTenMoli1.1, whole genome shotgun sequence genomic region harbors:
- the LOC138122808 gene encoding phosphatidylinositol phosphatase PTPRQ-like isoform X9, with product MQFEISNRYVFFLILVINVLYSNCQSSFFMVHNLKKNEYYCITNSTYALSWLADEKGTQESETESQFIPHAPLFRLGIEGDDSKWTYVYRNNQRILDRRWETIRTYKTVEKKNDTLQFITVASKLKQNFQISLSIRISKQAHILLCDGEIIEESNCYWFLLMAFGGTKTELRKCARGTIPVLSNVTVSKSCETPIQTIMHNNSDSQYLTNKEWRHFELSKKDNRFSFKRLNNKDAIIQYDDGQNVYSVTHMMIHSKDTVTGLWKIHKVPYFYTNYSTNQQTTVERNPKNGVVCLSLFVKMCSNCKITLTLSEANNESNILKEETYSSQETWKEIKLFVDNVQTNSTLFISTIANNQRDVFWNIEPHIRECNNTEHRMIKSRRKLKCQLISNKDDDVISLDDDAKPTVLENNCADDAVTRHCIPCPLFLNQTCGQLKVCEKDGTELKCSCSAGWKYPTCGSKCDSGSYGMNCKKRCGHCSRHSCDFDNGKCEPCSDNYVGAKCDMPPGQVFSEPPVVSDIKYSEAKVKVENFELLNKKHTDSPDSYYVEYRKAEGNSEWMASDQRNPFNKSAIIKLQYLEPNTKYIVRGIIITINDKIFIDEQLPHAAFTTKCYEIKDEDFISNSYNTSIRVTFKSKTLTQFCNFTISLIGTSHAKESSHPKPIRYNIQQNTIFPLKLENDTYCFKNLTPYTNYQIIVKKNQTKLDRAVRTIEGVPGAIVNLGIKDIRDSSARLTWQSPENFNGQFVKYVVRYQLVSHKSCKTSNGKTFPIKQLSAEETDVTVSGLVPYAKYSFSVSAWNRKIEGPPVNVTQDTFASDTISDDEIPELKWKIEARSVKLHYSSMACSIMRGSLQIRIKKSCSNEWCDNFVEKEKECDFENTFCLVHVIPYSDYTFNIKFCRNSTCAKTVRSKSFQTLSDPPNVVRDLTIFSKNENSISIRWMPPYPPTGKLDLYKVTYEEVDNNNNKGEMETFKDLPCTLWPGYQCITLSRLEKIKKYSIKVQAKNEHPNSFGQTAVVVGTPKIEPSKKPNNLTIHWNLQNDFELTWGHPNETSGLITFFNISVLYHNSTKNNLHDSFPVTNYKPFYEYKIEEKRLLKSTPFRIRIEAFNGYNGEELVKNDTSPPALPLFSTEPKISTSNDTITIEISPIKSTNRDDTKKYELFLFLLDENFNNHDNVKSLTRLQENHHVNLSKFKILYQCQLKSPVHFKIGQDNYTINDCNRSSSSSLKQATTYNVTILLTNTIENKSSYKLYSYQVHTLGEPVDVPQDLRLLGLLSLLLIIPIAIAFRKFLVKSKSSNNREDYERNTETYSKPVKITKYPDYVKNSLKNDELVRQHKEILNTVKIYETIIDDILIDYLDTEYIDGQHVKKSHLAAKVPEPDKFALFWKLIWQENIKHIILLDNHLEDKQETDENYWHVKDEDLRHHKLSLTFKSCDIFFDYECRKFILTFKKTSRHIVLYRYCSWWNTSTSLFSLPLMFFFLMTSKVPLDSKSPILVQCSTGVEGTGLALLCDISFRTANRDGTIDIFKISHRLAKCDPNLINNINYYLQIHPYCSVKNRFTNTSNMSKKHNGLIP from the exons AATCACAATTTATTCCACATGCACCTTTGTTCCGATTGGGTATTGAAGGTGATGATTCCAAGTGGACTTATGTGTACAGAAATAATCAAAGAATTTTGGATAGACGATGGGAGA CAATACGCACATACAAAACAGTTGAAAAGAAGAATGATACATTACAGTTTATCACTGTGGccagtaaattaaaacaaaatttccaaatttcattATCGATTCGTATTTCAAAACAAGCCCATATACTCCTTTGCGATGGAGAAATAATAGAAGAGTCAAATTGTTATTGGTTCTTACTGATGGCATTTGGAGGAACTAAAACAGAACTACGAAAGTGTGCACGTGGAACCATACCTGTTCTTAGCAATGTAACAGTATCTAAATCTTGCGAAACGCCGATCCAAACAATAATG CATAACAACAGTGACAGTCAGTACCTAACTAATAAGGAATGGCGTCATTTCGAACTTTCGAAAAAGGATAATAGATTCTCTTTCAAACGACTAAATAATAAAGACGCTATAATACAATATGATGATGGTCAAAATGTCTACAGTGTAACTCATATGATGATTCACAGTAAAGATACTGTCACTGGTCTTTGGAAAATTCACAAAG TTCCATATTTTTATACCAACTATAGTACAAATCAACAAACCACAGTAGAAAGAAATCCGAAAAATGGAGTTGTCTGTCTGTCATTGTTCGTAAAAATGTGTTCCAATTGCAAGATAACATTAACACTAAGTGAAGCAAATAATGaaagtaatattttaaaagagGAAACGTACTCATCTCAG GAAACGTGGAAAGAAATTAAGCTGTTTGTGGATAACGTGCAGACCAATTCGACTCTCTTTATTTCTACAATAGCCAATAATCAAAGGGATGTATTTTGGAATATCGAACCACATATTAGGGAATGTAATAATACTG AGCATCGCATGATCAAATCaagacgaaaattaaaatgtcaactTATTTCTAACAAAGACGACGATGTTATTTCATTAGACGATGACGCAAAACCGACCG ttttagaaaataactgCGCTGACGACGCTGTCACCAGACATTGCATTCCTTGTCCATTATTTCTAAATCAAACATGTGGTCAGCTCAAAGTTTGCGAAAAAGATGGAACAGAACTCAAATGTTCGTGTTCAGCCGGATGGAAATATCCAACTTGTGGCTCTA AATGTGATTCGGGATCTTATGGCatgaattgtaaaaaaaggTGCGGGCATTGTTCCAGACACTCCTGTGATTTCGACAACGGAAAATGTGAGCCGTGTTCTGATAACTACGTTGGTGCTAAATGTGACATGC CACCGGGCCAAGTCTTCAGTGAACCTCCTGTTGTCAGCGATATCAAATACAGTGAAGCCAAAgtaaaagtagaaaatttcgaattgctcAATAAGAAACACACAGACTCACCAGATAGTTATTACGTAGAGTACAGA AAAGCTGAAGGAAATAGTGAGTGGATGGCTTCTGATCAACGCAATCCTTTTAATAAATCCGCAATTATTAAACTTCAATATTTAGAGCCAAATACGAAATACATCGTGAGGGGCATTATCATCACAATTaatgataaaatttttatcgacGAGCAATTACCCCACGCCGCATTTACAACGAAATGTTACG AGATCAAAGACGAGGATTTTATATCGAATTCGTACAACACCAGCATAAGAGTGACGTTCAAGTCCAAG ACTTTGacacaattttgtaattttaccaTCAGTTTAATTGGCACATCGCACGCAAAAGAATCATCTCATCCGAAACCGATAAGATACAACATACAACAAAATACAATATTTCCactaaaattagaaaatgatacttattgttttaaaaacttaACACCTTACacaaattatcaaattattgtcaaaaaaaatcaaacaaaacttGACAGAGCGGTACGGACAATTGAAGGAG TTCCAGGTGCAATAGTAAATCTTGGAATAAAGGACATACGAGATTCGAGTGCTCGTTTAACATGGCAATCACCTGAAAATTTCAACGgtcaatttgtaaaatatgtgGTTAGATATCAG CTTGTGTCGCATAAAAGCTGTAAAACTTCAAATGGTAAAACCTTTCCCATAAAGCAACTAAGCGCGGAAGAGACTGATGTCACAGTATCTGGTTTAGTTCCCTAtgcaaaatattcattttCGGTGTCAGCTTGGAATAGAAAGATTGAAGGACCTCCAGTGAATGTAACTCAAGACACATTTGCGTCAG ATACAATATCTGATGATGAAATTCCTGAATTAAAGTGGAAAATCGAGGCTCGTTCTGTAAAACTGCATTATTCTTCGATGGCCTGTAGCATTATGAGAGGTTCTTTACAAATTAGAATCAAAAAGAGCTGTTCCAATGAATGGTGTGACAATTTTGTTGAGAAAGAGAAAGAATGCGATTTTGAAAACACATTCTGTTTAGTTCATGTTATTCCTTATTCGGACTATACtttcaatattaaattttgtcgAAACAGCACTTGTGCAAAAACTGTGAGATCAAAATCATTTCAAACCTTGTCAGACCCCCCTAATGTGGTAAGAGATCTaacgattttttcaaaaaatgaaaattccaTATCAATTCGATGGATGCCACCGTATCCTCCAACGGGGAAGTTGGACCTTTATAAAGTTACTTATGAAGAagtagataataataataataaaggaGAAATGGAAACTTTCAAAGATTTACCTTGCACACTTTGGCCAGGATATCAATGCATTACACTAAGTcggttggaaaaaattaagaaatattcTATAAAA GTTCAAGCTAAAAATGAACATCCAAATAGTTTTGGTCAGACAGCAGTAGTTGTGGGAACCCCTAAAATCG AACCATCGAAAAAGCCAAATAATCTTACCATCCATTGGAATCTTCAAAACGACTTCGAACTAACATGGGGTCATCCTAATGAAACCAGCGGACTAATCACGTTCTTTAATATCTCAGTTCTTTACCACaattctacaaaaaataatcttCATGATAGTTTTCCTGTTACTAATTACAAGCCTTTCTACGAATATAAA ATAGAAGAAAAacgtttattaaaatcgactccaTTCAGGATTAGAATTGAAGCATTTAATGGTTACAATGGCGAAGAATTAGTTAAGAATGACACGAGCCCTCCTGCTCTTCCTTTGTTCTCCACCGAACCAAAAATTTCCACTTCAAATGATACAATAACGATAGAGATCTCGCCAATCAAAAGTACCAATAGAGACGATACAAAGAaatatgaattatttttatttttattggatGAAAACTTCAACAACCATGACAATGTAAAATCGTTAACACGATTACAAGAGAACCACCACGTAAACTTATCCAAATTCAAGATTTTATACCAATGTCAACTAAAAAGTCCTGTGCACTTTAAAATTGGTCAAGATAATTATACGATAAATGATTGTAATAGGAGCTCGAGTTCATCTTTAAAACAAGCAACCACTTATAACGTCACAATCTTATTAACCAACactattgaaaataaaagcaGCTACAAGCTGTACTCTTATCAGGTTCATACTTTGGGCGAACCCGTCGACGTGCCACAAGATTTACGTCTACTGGGTCTATTATCGCTGTTACTTATAATTCCCATCGCTATTGCATTTAGAAAATTTCTAGTGAAATCC AAGTCAAGCAATAATAGGGAAGATTACGAACGAAACACTGAAACTTATTCGAAACCCGTCAAAATAACTAAATATCCCGATTACGTTAAAAATTCCCTAAAAAATGATGAACTTGTACGTCAACATAAG GAAATTCTCAATACAGTTAAGATTTACGAAACCATAATCGACGATATTTTAATAGACTACTTGGACACAGAATATATTGAC GGTCAGCACGTGAAGAAATCCCATCTGGCTGCCAAGGTACCGGAACCAGATAAATTTGCTTTATTCTGGAAACTCATCTGGCAAGAAAATATCAAGCACATTATTCTTCTCGATAACCATTTGGAAGACAAACAG GAAACTGATGAGAATTACTGGCACGTAAAAGACGAAGACTTACGACATCACAAACTTTCCCTCACCTTCAAATCTTGCGACATTTTCTTCGATTACGAATGCCGAAAGTTCATTCTTACCTTCAAGAAGACATCGCGACAT ATCGTCTTGTACCGGTACTGTTCGTGGTGGAACACCTCTACTTCTCTTTTTTCGTTACCTTTGATGTTCTTTTTCCTAATGACATCTAAAGTTCCTTTGGATTCCAAATCACCCATCTTGGTTCAGTGCAG TACGGGTGTGGAAGGAACGGGTTTGGCTCTGCTGTGTGACATTTCTTTTAGAACTGCCAATCGAGATGGTACTatcgatattttcaaaatcagTCATAGATTGGCCAAATGTGACCCAAATCTGATCAACAACATCAACTACTACCT ACAAATACACCCATATTGTTCAGTGAAGAACAGATTCACAAATACTTCAAATATGTCCAAGAAACACAATGGCTTGATACCATAA